In Chitinivibrionales bacterium, the sequence AAGGCCCTGCCGAAAGATGGAGAAACAGGCCCACCCCGCCGCGTCCGGCAAGCTTGTCGGGACTGCCGGCATGTTTCAGCGCCAGGCGCGCCGCCGCGGTGGCATACAGGCTGGACTTGTCCATGTTCCGCACATCTATGCGTTTGTCAACCGAGGCCATGGCAAAGGCAGGGACCATGCCGAGCCGCACCTGCGGCGCGCCCGAATACGCATCGGCGCCGAGCGCGTTTTTTTTTGAAGCCGCAGCCTCAATGAGCGGCGCATGGCCCAGTCCGGCTGCGGAAACGATACCGATGCCGGTGATCACCACCGGCTCGTCCGAACCATTTTCCGGAGGAGAATATGCCGGATCAAAACGCGGATTCACCACGATGCTGGCATTGTTGCCGCCGAAGGCAAAGTTATTCTTCAACATCGGCCCGCTGCGCCCGACACGGCGGCCCGCCTCCGGGACATAATCGAGCGTGCAGCCGTCCCTTCGCTGCGAAAAATTCGCCGTGGACGGGTAATACCCTTTGGCAAGGGCCATGATGCCGGCAGCGGCCTCGAGCGAGCCCGCTGCGCCGAGGCAGTGTCCGATGATTGACTTGGTAGAGCTCACCGGAATGGCCGCAGCGCGCTCGCCGAACACCTTGCGGATCGCCTTGGTCTCGGCCTTGTCGTTTGCCTCGGTGCCGGTGCCGTGCGCATTGATGTAGGCTATTGACGAAGGAGAAATACCCGCGTCGTTGAGCGCGCGCTCCATGGAAAGCGCCTGGCCCGCGCCCGAAGGATCAGGCGCGGTGCAGTGAAAGGCGTCGTTCGAAAGGCCGAACCCCATCACTTCGCCCAACACCGCGGCCTTCCGTCCCTGGGCATGCGCCAGGTTTTCGAGCACGAAGAAACCGGCGCCCTCGCCCAGGTTGAGTCCCACGGGTTTTGAAAACGGCGCGCAGGTGCCTTCGCAGGTGGCCTTGAGGCCGTCGAACCCCGCGAGCGTGGTCTCGCTGAACGTGTCGCTGCCGCCCGCGAGCGCCGCGTCGATGATGCCGAGCCGTATGAGGTCGGCGGCGAAACCGATCGCGGCGGTACTCGCCGAGCAGGCCGTGACCACGGTCGCGCTCGGCCCGGCAATGCCGAAAACATGGGCCAGCGACTTTGCGCCGCAGTAGTACCGGAGGCTGAAAAGTTCCTCTTTGGAAAGCGAGAGATCGCCCGAGAGGATGCGGCCATAATGCCGCTCGATGCTCTGCATGGGACCGCTGCAGGTGGCGAACACAAGACCCATTCTCCGCGAAAGCGCGGACGGCGCAATGCCTGCCCGTGAAAGCGCTTCCTTTGCGGCGGCCGCGGCAAAATGCACGAACCGGTCAAGCCGATGCACGCACGGGTCGTCAACAAGCCCGCGGATATCGAATTCCCGGATGATGCCCGCGTGGCTTGCCCTGAAATGTGAGAGATGGGGCCTTCCGATGGCCGAAAACGACGGCGTCCCCGCCAGTACCGCCTCTGCAAAAGCATTGCAGTCGGCGCCGGCGCTGCACACGGCGCCCATTCCGGTGATGACGACGCGCTGCCTCACGATACAAAGCTTCCGGTTTTGAAAACGACGGTGAAATTATAACCGAGGTCGGTGCTTGCCAGCGCCAGCACGTGCTGTGGCACCTGCCCGAGTCTTCTGTTGTCAAGATCGGCGATCCCCGTTTTCTGGGGCCACAGCCCATCGCCGTTGCGCAGGCTTTCAAGCGAGGCCGCGGCCGTCACAAGAATGGACGCGGTCTCGATGTATCCCGTGTTGAAGCTCGTTGCCGCGAGCGGGACCGACGCGGCGTTGCGTCCGAGAACGTCGAGCACCTTTTTGTCTTGCGCGTTGCCCTGCGGCGCCCACACGGCGAGGCCGATGTCGTTCCAGGCAAGTCCGGCGCGCGAAAGCGCCGTTGCGCAGGCGTGTTCGAGCCCCGCCGGTTCCATGCTCTGGCCGGAAAATTCCTTCCCGTCAATGCTCATGCCGTACGCCAGCACCTCGGCCAGGACCGTCGCGCCGCGCTCCCGTGCCGCATCAAGCGTTTCGAGCACGAGGGTGGCCGCGCCCTCCGCGATCACCTTACGCTTTGGTTCCGAAATGTCAAGGTGATACGCCGACTCGGCCTCACCCTGTTTGAGGAAGCCGATGAGGTCGTAATTATAAAAGCTCTGGTAATACACCTCGTCGGCAGCGGAAGCGAACACCGCCTTTGCGCGCTTTTCCCGCAGGGCGTTGAATGCCCAAGCCACGCTCGCGAGCCCCGCGTGCGGCCCGGGCGCAAGCGTCATGTTGACTCCCTTGAGGCATAATGCATTGGAGACCCAGCCAGCGGTGGAGTTTGCCGTGATGTTGGAAAAACAGGCGATGTCGGGCTGATAATTGTCCGATTTGAAAACGCTGTTCATGTGGTCTGATTCGGGCGGGCCGTTGCACACACCCATCACGATGCCCACGTCGGCCGCGTTTTTCTGGCCCACGCGCAGGCCCGCGTGGTCGAGCGCGAGCTTCGACGCTGCGGTGGCATAGGAGCTCAACAGGTTCATTTGCGCAAAGTCAAGCCTGCGGTCAACGTCCTGCGCGGTAAACGGCGGCACGAGCCCTGCCAGTTTCGACGCCGATGTCGTGTGCCCGAGCCTGCCGGCAGGCCCGATGCCCACCGCGCCGCGCCGCAGCGCATCAAGCGTTCTTGTGATGCCGAGTCCCAGCGAGGTGACCGTGCCGAGGCCGGTGATTACCACGCGGGAAAGCTCGCGCCTGCGCGGCGGCAGGGGAAAGTCCCATTTGGCAACGCACACCGCCGCGTTGTTGCCGCCGAACGCGTAATTCGCGGAAAGAAAGGCATTGTATTCCTTGTCGCGCGCGTTGTTGGGAACATAGTCGAGCGCGCAGCCGGGCCGCGGCTCCGAGAAATTGAGCGTGGGCGGAATGAATCCATTGTTCATGGCGAGCAGGTTGCAGGTGGCCTCCAGCATGCCGGTAGTGCCCATGCAATGGCCGAAAAATGACTTTGTTGACGTGACCGGAATCGCGGCCGTGCCGCAGAACTTGGCGATGCCCTTTGATTCGGCGCGGTCGTTCGCCTCGGTGCCGGTGCCGTGCGCGTTGATGCAGCCGATGTCGTCCCGCTTGACGCCCGCGTCATTGAGCGCGTTCACAAGCGTTTTATACACGCCGTCGCCCCGAGGGTCGGGCGAGGTAGGATGGTAGGCGTCGGAGGTCAACGCGTGGCCGGCGATTTTTCCGTAAATGCGGATGTGGCGCAACAGCGCCTGCTCCATGTCTTCGAGCACCCAGAACACCGAGGCCTCGCCTATGTTAAGGCCTGCCGGCAGGGAAAACGGCGCGGTGCGGCCGGTCGACACCGCCTTGAGGCCGTTGAACCCGCTCACGTTGGCGACGCAGAGCGTGTCCGATCCGCCCACGATCACCGTGGAATACAGCCCGAGATTGATAAGCGACGCGGCCAGACCCAGCGCGCCGGTCGTTGACGAACAGGCAGTGGTGACCAGCCAGGGCTCGCCGCCGGTGCCGAGCGCGCGCGACAGCGCCTTGCCGAACCCGTAATACTGCGCCTGAAGGTTCATCTTCTCGTCAAAAATCTTGTCGCCCTTTCCATGCAGCCATTTATACTCCTCCTCGGCGGACAGCAGGCCGCCGTTGCACGTGCCGAGTACGAGCGCGATGTCGCGCCGCGCGGCGCGCGGCAGGCATTCGATCTTCGCGTCCGCCATGGCCGCGCGGCCCGCGGCGATGCCGAAATGCAGGTATTTGTCTCCGTATTCCCTAATTTCCTCTTCGTCAAGAACCTTGCCCGCATCGAACCCCTTTATCTCGCCGCCGAGGTCGGTGCGGAAATGGCGCGCGTCGAACAGGGTGATGGGCGCAAGCCCGTGCCTCCCCTCGCGCAGCGCCGCCGTGATGTCCGCGCAGCTGTTGCCGATGGGACTCAAGGCGCCGATGCCCGTGACCGCGGCCTGGCCCCTCACGCCCCGGCGCTCGAGCGGCTTGCCCACGGCGCGTCGGCCGTTTTTCCATGTGGCCGGCTCAAGGCTTGCGGCATGAGAATCCTTCTGGAGCCGGTAGAAGTTGTTCCACAGGCCGATGAATTCCCTGTACAGCTCGTCGCGCGTCATGTTGAGCGGCTCGAACACCACGTGCGCGCCGTTGTAATGCGACCAGTTTTTGTCAACGATGCGGTTCTGGCGCTCGAGGCGATCCCAGTGCACCGAGCCGGGATACGGGGTGAATAGGAAAAATTCAGACGTGTGGATGCCGGCCTTGTCGAACAGCTCCACCACACGGTCGCCGATGCCCTTCTCGTCCCAGTCGCGTCCAACGGCGCACGACCCGAAAAACCTGATGTCGTGGTCGCTGAGCTTCTTGACAAGATCAAACAGCATCCGCCGTTCCCTGGCCCCGCCGGCAAGCGCGCGGATCGAGATCGGGTCAACGTTGAGCGTGCAGTAGAAATTCTTGACGCCCGCGGCCGCCATGAGGGAAAGGAGTTTTTCGTCGGTGTTGAGCGCCATGGTGGAGGAGACGAAATATTTCTTCCCCAGCGGGATGAGCGCGTTGAGCAGACTCTGCGCGTATTCGGTCATTTTGCGCTGGGTGAAGAAAAGCGTGTCGTCGGCGAGATACACGTTCTCGTATTTGAGCCCGCGGATCTCCTCCACCACCTTGTCAATGGGCCTGAACCGAATCCTGCCGCCCATGTGCGCGGGTATGGCGCACATCGCGCAGTTGTACGTGCACCCGCGCGTGAGCTGCACAAGGTCCTCGTCCCAGTCGTAATAGTCTTTTTTGTAAAAAAGGTCGCGCCGCGTAATTTTCATGTCGGCCAGATTGAACGAGCAGCCGCCCTTGTAAATCCTTTTCAAGGCGCCGGCTTTGAGATCGTTCAGTATGACGGGCCACGTGGGCTCGCCCTCGCCGGTGTTCACCGCATC encodes:
- a CDS encoding beta-ketoacyl-[acyl-carrier-protein] synthase family protein, translated to MRQRVVITGMGAVCSAGADCNAFAEAVLAGTPSFSAIGRPHLSHFRASHAGIIREFDIRGLVDDPCVHRLDRFVHFAAAAAKEALSRAGIAPSALSRRMGLVFATCSGPMQSIERHYGRILSGDLSLSKEELFSLRYYCGAKSLAHVFGIAGPSATVVTACSASTAAIGFAADLIRLGIIDAALAGGSDTFSETTLAGFDGLKATCEGTCAPFSKPVGLNLGEGAGFFVLENLAHAQGRKAAVLGEVMGFGLSNDAFHCTAPDPSGAGQALSMERALNDAGISPSSIAYINAHGTGTEANDKAETKAIRKVFGERAAAIPVSSTKSIIGHCLGAAGSLEAAAGIMALAKGYYPSTANFSQRRDGCTLDYVPEAGRRVGRSGPMLKNNFAFGGNNASIVVNPRFDPAYSPPENGSDEPVVITGIGIVSAAGLGHAPLIEAAASKKNALGADAYSGAPQVRLGMVPAFAMASVDKRIDVRNMDKSSLYATAAARLALKHAGSPDKLAGRGGVGLFLHLSAGPSWAESEHITSLLKKKFRIDQVAAFPYIVPNSVAGNICKALRLTGHNTTISFGPGAGLMGLGFSMAALRCGHAKALVSLSVDELSERIVTDLRMAGLLSSGALSWGEGACAIMLETASHAQGRGAKILGKLCSVEYSTETGDCMKPDADTARLDDTIKSALDKAGLAASGIGAVCCNAANPRETAAVGKVVGKKFDSIIDVSPALGFAEASAPLFSLAHALLGSPLRNGHDNKYILVVFSSSHGVNCAAVIQKNG
- a CDS encoding beta-ketoacyl synthase N-terminal-like domain-containing protein, translating into MKITFIYPRFEKFLLNNPELDKGLVEYFLGDFTTPPSLGIPILASLTPPEFEVELIDDNAGDPVDFSAKTDLVAINCFTPQAQRAFEIGDGFRAAGAKVIMGGFFPSFMAEECLKHADAVNTGEGEPTWPVILNDLKAGALKRIYKGGCSFNLADMKITRRDLFYKKDYYDWDEDLVQLTRGCTYNCAMCAIPAHMGGRIRFRPIDKVVEEIRGLKYENVYLADDTLFFTQRKMTEYAQSLLNALIPLGKKYFVSSTMALNTDEKLLSLMAAAGVKNFYCTLNVDPISIRALAGGARERRMLFDLVKKLSDHDIRFFGSCAVGRDWDEKGIGDRVVELFDKAGIHTSEFFLFTPYPGSVHWDRLERQNRIVDKNWSHYNGAHVVFEPLNMTRDELYREFIGLWNNFYRLQKDSHAASLEPATWKNGRRAVGKPLERRGVRGQAAVTGIGALSPIGNSCADITAALREGRHGLAPITLFDARHFRTDLGGEIKGFDAGKVLDEEEIREYGDKYLHFGIAAGRAAMADAKIECLPRAARRDIALVLGTCNGGLLSAEEEYKWLHGKGDKIFDEKMNLQAQYYGFGKALSRALGTGGEPWLVTTACSSTTGALGLAASLINLGLYSTVIVGGSDTLCVANVSGFNGLKAVSTGRTAPFSLPAGLNIGEASVFWVLEDMEQALLRHIRIYGKIAGHALTSDAYHPTSPDPRGDGVYKTLVNALNDAGVKRDDIGCINAHGTGTEANDRAESKGIAKFCGTAAIPVTSTKSFFGHCMGTTGMLEATCNLLAMNNGFIPPTLNFSEPRPGCALDYVPNNARDKEYNAFLSANYAFGGNNAAVCVAKWDFPLPPRRRELSRVVITGLGTVTSLGLGITRTLDALRRGAVGIGPAGRLGHTTSASKLAGLVPPFTAQDVDRRLDFAQMNLLSSYATAASKLALDHAGLRVGQKNAADVGIVMGVCNGPPESDHMNSVFKSDNYQPDIACFSNITANSTAGWVSNALCLKGVNMTLAPGPHAGLASVAWAFNALREKRAKAVFASAADEVYYQSFYNYDLIGFLKQGEAESAYHLDISEPKRKVIAEGAATLVLETLDAARERGATVLAEVLAYGMSIDGKEFSGQSMEPAGLEHACATALSRAGLAWNDIGLAVWAPQGNAQDKKVLDVLGRNAASVPLAATSFNTGYIETASILVTAAASLESLRNGDGLWPQKTGIADLDNRRLGQVPQHVLALASTDLGYNFTVVFKTGSFVS